In Microtus ochrogaster isolate Prairie Vole_2 chromosome 4, MicOch1.0, whole genome shotgun sequence, one genomic interval encodes:
- the Olfm1 gene encoding noelin isoform X3, with amino-acid sequence MSVPLLKIGVVLSTMAMITNWMSQTLPSLVGLNTTRLSAASGGTLDRSTGVLPTNPEESWQVYSSAQDSEGRCICTVVAPQQTMCSRDARTKQLRQLLEKVQNMSQSIEVLDRRTQRDLQYVEKMENQMKGLESKFKQVEESHKQHLARQFKG; translated from the exons ATGTCGGTTCCGCTGCTGAAGATCGGGGTCGTGCTAAGCACCATGGCCATGATCACCAATTGGATGTCCCAGACGCTGCCCTCGCTGGTGGGCCTCAACACCACCCGGCTCTCTGCCGCCAGCGGCGGGACGCTGGACCGCAGCACCGGC GTGTTGCCCACCAACCCCGAGGAGAGCTGGCAGGTGTACAGCTCTGCCCAGGACAGTGAGGGCAGGTGTATCTGCACGGTGGTCGCCCCCCAGCAGACCATGTGTTCACGGGATGCCCGCACAAAGCAGCTGAGGCAGCTACTGGAGAAG GTGCAAAACATGTCTCAATCCATAGAAGTCTTGGACAGGCGGACTCAGAGAGACCTGCAGTATGTGGAGAAGATGGAGAACCAAATGAAAGGCCTGGAGTCCAAGTTCAAGCAGGTGGAGGAGAGCCATAAGCAACACCTGGCCAGGCAGTTCAAG GGCTAA